Within the Flavobacterium sp. 9R genome, the region CGAAAGACGGTATTTTTGTAGAACAATTGGAAGTAAATCCAAAACGATTGTTGCCAGAAACACCTCCTCATTTGGAAGCGGCTGTCGAGATTGATTTGAATAAGCCTATGCCAGAAATTTTGGCTGAGTTGTCTAAATATCCTATCAAAACACGATTAAAACTAAACGGAACCTTAATTGTAGCTCGTGATATTGCACATGCGAAAATCAAAGAGTTGTTAGATGCCGGAAAACCGATGCCGGAATATTTTAAAAACCACCCTATTTATTATGCTGGACCAGCCAAAACACCAGAAGGAATGCCTTCAGGAAGTTTTGGACCAACAACTGCAGGTCGTATGGATGTGTATGTTGAGGAGTTCCAAAAAAATGGCGGAAGTATGGTGATGTTGGCCAAAGGTAACCGAACCAAAGATGTAATGAACGCTTGTAAAACTTATGGAGGATTCTATTTGGGTTCTATTGGTGGACCAGCAGCTATTTTGGCAAAAGAAAATATTCTTTCTGTTGAGGTAGTAGATTTTGAAGAATTAGGAATGGAAGCCGTTCGTAAAATCACCATCAAAGATTTCCCAGCTTTTATTATAACAGATGATAAAGGAAACGATTTTTTTGCCAATCTTTAGTATTTGATACAAAGACGTAAAGTCTTGAAGATTGGTCTAACCAATATTGAACCACTAATTCACAAGTGTATTATTTGTGAATTGGTGGTTTTTTATAGGAACATTTCAAAAAGATGTATTTGTTGGGCAATGTATCAAACAAAAACAGTTGCAAGAGGACTTGCAACTGTTTCATTTATAGAGTGAAAATTGTCTACTTATGACAATTAAAGTATTTTGGTATTACATCTTCATCAACCAATTTTTCATCGATACTTCATTTTCGATGATGGCTTTTAAATCTGCAATAGCTACACGGTCTTGTTTCATCGTATCTCTATGACGAATGGTCACCGTTTGGTCTTCTGCTGTTTGATGGTCTACTGTGATACAGAAAGGTGTTCCTAAGGCATCTTGTCTTCTATAACGTCTTCCTACTGCATCTTTCTCATCGTAAGACACATTGAAATCCCAACGTAAATCTTCAATAATTTGCTTAGCAATTTCTGGTAAACCGTCTTTTTTCACTAAAGGCAAAATAGCCGCTTTAGTTGGTGCTAAAACCGCTGGTAATTTCAATACCGTTCTTGTTGAGCCATCTTCTAAAGTTTCTTCTTTTAGTGAAGTAGCAAAAACCGCCAAGAACATTCTGTCCAAACCAACTGAAGTTTCAACTACGTAAGGCACATAATTTTGATTCAATTCGGCATCAAAATATTGTAATTTTCTACCGGAATATTCTTCGTGCGCTTTCAAATCGAAATCGGTTCTTGAATGAATTCCTTCTAATTCTTTGAAACCAAATGGGAATTCAAATTCGATATCTGCAGCAGCATTGGCATAATGCGCTAATTTTTCGTGGTCGTGAAAACGGTATCTTTCGGCTCCTAAACCAAGCGATAAATGCCATTTCAAACGAGTAGCTTTCCAGTGTTCGTACCATTGCATTTCTTCTCCTGGACGTACAAAAAATTGCATTTCCATTTGTTCAAATTCACGCATACGGAAGATGAATTGTCTCGCTACGATTTCGTTTCTGAAAGCTTTTCCTGTTTGAGCAATTCCAAAAGGAACTTTCATTCGCCCAGATTTTTGCACATTCAAAAAATTTACAAAAATTCCTTGAGCCGTTTCTGGACGCAAATATAAATCCATTGCCGTATCAGCAGAAGCACCTAATTTAGTACCAAACATCAAGTTGAATTGACGCACTTCGGTCCAATTACGAGAACCTGATTCTGGACAAGCAATTTCTAATTCTTCTATTAAGGCTTTTACATCCTCTAAATCACCATTACCCAAAGAACGTCCCATTCTTTCAAGAATTTCTCTTTCTTTGGCTAAATATTCTACTACTCTTGGATTGGTCGTAATGAATTCTTGCTCATTAAAAGCTTCTCCAAAACGAACTTTTGCTTTTTCGATTTCTTTTTTAGCCTTAATATTTAGTTTTTCGGCATAATCTTCAATCAAAACATCAGCACGATATCTTCTTTTAGAGTCTTTGTTGTCAATCAATGGGTCATTAAAAGCATCAACGTGGCCTGAAGCCTTCCAAGTGGTTGGATGCATCAAAATGGCAGCGTCGAGACCTACAATGTTCTCGTTCATTTGTACCATCGATTTCCACCAATATTCGCGTATGTTCTTTTTTAATTCTACACCGTTTTGTGCATAATCATATACTGCACTCAAACCATCGTATATTTCGCTTGACGGAAAAATAAATCCGTACTCTTTTGCGTGCGAAACTACATTCTTAAATAAATCTTCTTGTTTTGCCATAGTGATGCAAAAATATAAAAAGTGGATTTAAAAAAAACAAAAAAGCAAAAGTTTGAAGCATTGATTTGCTTATTTTTATCAATAAAATTTGGATTAGATGCTCAAAAACCTTGTGAATTTATTTTTTCCACCAGTTTGTTCTGGATGTCACTCTTTTTTATTGACAAATGAAACAGTAATTTGTACTAAGTGTAGGCACGATTTGCCACAAACAAATCATCATATTTATACAGAGAATGAAGCTTTCAAGAAGTTTTATGGCAGGATTCCTGTAATTCATGCTTCTGCTTTTTTGTATTTTCATAAAAAAGGAATGGTGCAAGAATTGATTCATAACTTAAAATACCGTGGGCATCAAGAAATTGGTACACAATTGGGATATTGGTATGCTGAAGATTTAAAAAATAATCTGGCTCTAAAAAATGTAGACGCAATCATACCCGTTCCAATTCATAAAAAAAGATGGAGAAAAAGAGGTTACAATCAAGTAGACACTTTTGCGGAAGCATTATCGAACGAATTGAACATTCCTGTACAAAAAGAGGTTTTAATTCGGAAAATTGATTCGAAAACCCAATCTAAGAAAAATCTATTGGGAAGAACCGAAGGAATACATCGGGTTTTTGATGTTCATTTTTCAGAAGAAGAACACAACAAACATTTTTTATTACTAGATGATGTTTTGACAACTGGCGCTACGCTAGAGGCTTGTTCTAGAGCACTTTTAGAAATACCAGGAGCCAAAATTAGTATTGTTTGTATGGCTATGGCGCATTCCTAAAATTATATTTTTCCTGAAATTAAAATCTAAAAATGAGCATATTACATTTAAACTAGTAAAAATTAAGGATTTGAAAAACAAAATAGGAATTATAACAAAAATGTTTTTTAAAGTATAAAGTTAATTGTATAAATTTGGATAAATTTTTATCAATCTATAAATTACGATATCATGGCATTTGAATTACCACAATTACCTTATGCATACGATGCATTAGAACCACATATTGATGCTAGAACAATGGAAATTCATCATTCTAAACATCATAATGCCTATACAACTAACCTGAATGCAGCGATTGCAGGAACGGATATGGAAGGCAAAACAATCGAAAACATTTTAATTAATTTAGATAAAACTAATGCTGCTGTTCGTAACAACGGAGGAGGTTTTTACAATCACAATTTGTTTTGGACTGTAATGTCTCCAAATGGTGGAGGTTTGCCAACAGGTGAATTATTAGATGCTATCGAAGCTTCTTTCGGTACGTTTGAAGAATTCAAAGCTAAGTTTGCTAAAGCTGGAGCAACACAATTTGGTTCTGGATGGGCTTGGTTGTGTGTTCAAAAAGGCGGTAAATTAGAAGTTTGTGGTACACCAAACCAAGATAATCCGTTAATGCCAGGTGTAGGTTGTGGAGGAACTCCAATCTTAGGAATGGACGTTTGGGAACATGCT harbors:
- a CDS encoding ComF family protein, whose product is MLKNLVNLFFPPVCSGCHSFLLTNETVICTKCRHDLPQTNHHIYTENEAFKKFYGRIPVIHASAFLYFHKKGMVQELIHNLKYRGHQEIGTQLGYWYAEDLKNNLALKNVDAIIPVPIHKKRWRKRGYNQVDTFAEALSNELNIPVQKEVLIRKIDSKTQSKKNLLGRTEGIHRVFDVHFSEEEHNKHFLLLDDVLTTGATLEACSRALLEIPGAKISIVCMAMAHS
- a CDS encoding superoxide dismutase; this translates as MAFELPQLPYAYDALEPHIDARTMEIHHSKHHNAYTTNLNAAIAGTDMEGKTIENILINLDKTNAAVRNNGGGFYNHNLFWTVMSPNGGGLPTGELLDAIEASFGTFEEFKAKFAKAGATQFGSGWAWLCVQKGGKLEVCGTPNQDNPLMPGVGCGGTPILGMDVWEHAYYLHYQNRRPDYIEAFFNVINWTEVTRRYVLEK
- a CDS encoding glycine--tRNA ligase, with the protein product MAKQEDLFKNVVSHAKEYGFIFPSSEIYDGLSAVYDYAQNGVELKKNIREYWWKSMVQMNENIVGLDAAILMHPTTWKASGHVDAFNDPLIDNKDSKRRYRADVLIEDYAEKLNIKAKKEIEKAKVRFGEAFNEQEFITTNPRVVEYLAKEREILERMGRSLGNGDLEDVKALIEELEIACPESGSRNWTEVRQFNLMFGTKLGASADTAMDLYLRPETAQGIFVNFLNVQKSGRMKVPFGIAQTGKAFRNEIVARQFIFRMREFEQMEMQFFVRPGEEMQWYEHWKATRLKWHLSLGLGAERYRFHDHEKLAHYANAAADIEFEFPFGFKELEGIHSRTDFDLKAHEEYSGRKLQYFDAELNQNYVPYVVETSVGLDRMFLAVFATSLKEETLEDGSTRTVLKLPAVLAPTKAAILPLVKKDGLPEIAKQIIEDLRWDFNVSYDEKDAVGRRYRRQDALGTPFCITVDHQTAEDQTVTIRHRDTMKQDRVAIADLKAIIENEVSMKNWLMKM